One region of Skermanella mucosa genomic DNA includes:
- the hypD gene encoding hydrogenase formation protein HypD, translating to MRYVDEYRDGALASRAAAAIAAEADPGRHYALMEFCGGHTHAICRYGIEDLLPPNVSMIHGPGCPVCVLPIGRLDMAIELAMRPEVILCTYGDMMRVPGRDRTSLMKAKAGGADIRMVYGSGDALRVARDNPGREVVFFAIGFETTAPTTAVALVQAAALNLRNFSVFANHVLTPSAIQAILDSPEVTATGTVRVDGFIGPGHVSTIIGSAPYERFARDYRRPIVVSGFEPLDIMQSVLMLVRQLNEGRCEVENQFSRAVSRDGNGKAQALVERVFELRDSFEWRGLGTIPDSALQIREEFADWDAERRWQLRYVPVADNRACSCAQILRGAKKPLDCAIFGTACTPENPMGSCMVSPEGSCAAYYLYGRWRDIPQQAKAG from the coding sequence CGATCCCGGCCGGCACTATGCCCTGATGGAGTTCTGCGGCGGCCACACCCACGCGATCTGCCGTTACGGCATCGAGGATCTGCTGCCGCCCAACGTCTCGATGATCCATGGCCCCGGCTGCCCGGTCTGCGTGCTGCCGATCGGCCGTCTCGACATGGCGATCGAGCTGGCGATGCGGCCGGAGGTAATCCTGTGCACCTACGGCGACATGATGCGGGTGCCCGGCCGCGACCGGACCAGCCTGATGAAGGCCAAGGCCGGGGGTGCGGATATCCGCATGGTCTATGGCAGCGGCGACGCGCTGCGGGTCGCCCGGGACAATCCCGGCCGCGAGGTCGTCTTCTTCGCGATCGGGTTCGAGACCACGGCCCCGACCACCGCCGTGGCGCTGGTCCAGGCGGCGGCGCTGAACCTCCGCAATTTCAGCGTCTTCGCCAACCATGTGCTGACGCCGTCAGCGATCCAGGCGATCCTGGACAGTCCGGAGGTGACCGCGACCGGCACCGTGCGGGTCGACGGCTTCATCGGGCCGGGGCATGTCAGCACCATCATTGGCTCGGCGCCCTACGAGCGGTTCGCCCGTGATTATCGCCGTCCCATCGTGGTCTCCGGATTCGAGCCGCTCGACATCATGCAGTCGGTCCTGATGCTGGTGCGCCAGCTCAACGAGGGACGGTGCGAGGTCGAGAACCAGTTCAGCCGCGCGGTCTCGCGGGACGGCAACGGCAAGGCCCAGGCCCTGGTGGAACGGGTGTTCGAACTGCGCGACAGCTTCGAATGGCGCGGCCTCGGGACGATCCCGGACAGCGCGCTGCAGATCCGCGAGGAGTTCGCTGACTGGGATGCGGAACGGCGCTGGCAACTCCGCTACGTCCCCGTCGCCGACAACAGGGCATGCTCCTGCGCCCAGATCCTGCGCGGCGCGAAGAAGCCGCTGGACTGCGCGATCTTCGGCACGGCCTGCACCCCGGAGAATCCCATGGGGTCCTGCATGGTCTCGCCGGAAGGCTCCTGCGCGGCATATTATCTGTACGGCCGCTGGCGCGACATCCCCCAACAGGCCAAAGCGGGTTGA
- the hypE gene encoding hydrogenase expression/formation protein HypE — protein sequence MMQDDRRPFARKLDLKNGQVDMSHGSGGKAMAQLVEELFGAAFDNPLLARRNDQAVFDPPPGRLAVTTDSYVVSPLFFPGGDIGSLAVHGTVNDLAMAGARPLYLTAGFIIEEGFALRDLARIVASMAAAAAEAGVAIVTGDTKVVERGKGDGVFINTTGIGAVPPGVAPSGDRARPGDAVLVSGFVGDHGVAIMSTRENLSFETTIASDSAALHGLVAAMVDAVPDVHVLRDPTRGGLATTLNEIARQSGVGMLLDERAIPVRGEVAAACELLGLDPFYVANEGKLVAICAPGDAARLLDTMRGHPLGIDAAVIGTVIDDDHRFVQLQTTFGGKRIVDWLAGEQLPRIC from the coding sequence ATGATGCAGGACGACCGCCGACCTTTCGCACGCAAGCTCGACCTGAAGAACGGGCAGGTCGACATGAGCCACGGCAGCGGCGGCAAGGCCATGGCCCAGCTTGTCGAGGAGCTGTTCGGCGCGGCCTTCGATAATCCGCTGCTGGCCCGCCGCAATGACCAGGCGGTCTTCGACCCGCCGCCCGGCCGGCTGGCGGTCACCACCGACAGTTATGTGGTCTCTCCCCTGTTCTTCCCGGGCGGCGACATCGGCTCGCTGGCGGTCCACGGCACGGTCAATGACCTTGCGATGGCGGGCGCCCGGCCGCTCTACCTGACGGCGGGATTCATCATCGAGGAGGGCTTCGCACTCCGCGATCTCGCCCGGATCGTCGCCTCGATGGCTGCCGCGGCGGCCGAGGCCGGCGTCGCGATCGTGACCGGCGACACCAAGGTGGTCGAGCGCGGCAAGGGCGACGGCGTCTTCATCAACACGACGGGCATCGGCGCGGTGCCGCCGGGCGTGGCTCCATCCGGCGACAGGGCGCGGCCGGGCGACGCCGTGCTGGTCAGCGGCTTCGTCGGCGACCACGGCGTCGCGATCATGTCCACGCGCGAGAATCTCAGCTTCGAGACGACCATCGCCTCCGACAGCGCGGCGCTCCATGGTCTGGTGGCGGCCATGGTCGACGCCGTTCCCGACGTCCACGTGCTGCGCGACCCGACGCGCGGCGGCCTGGCGACCACGCTCAACGAGATCGCGCGGCAATCCGGGGTCGGCATGCTGCTCGACGAACGGGCGATCCCGGTCCGCGGGGAAGTCGCCGCCGCCTGCGAACTGCTGGGCCTCGACCCCTTCTATGTGGCGAACGAGGGCAAGCTGGTCGCGATCTGCGCCCCCGGGGATGCCGCCCGGCTGCTCGACACCATGCGCGGCCACCCGCTGGGGATCGACGCCGCAGTCATCGGTACGGTCATTGACGACGACCATCGCTTCGTGCAACTGCAGACGACATTCGGCGGAAAGCGCATCGTGGACTGGCTGGCCGGCGAGCAACTGCCCCGGATCTGTTGA
- a CDS encoding Crp/Fnr family transcriptional regulator: MKREDGVKEREIGDAWKGPPQCRNCGIRDLVLFADLRQADFSLIHLPIDEVRFKPGESLYHAGEGKPYLFTVREGTVKLVQYLPDGSHRIVRLLRRGAVAGLEALLGEPYAHTATALQPVLTCRIPRAVIDRLSAETPRLHTQLMKRWHQSLQQADDWLTELSTGSARLRLARLLLQMLDATDGDICHLPIREDVGAMLAITMETASRTVAEFRRAGLIADVGDHLVRCNREALEDVVAEG, from the coding sequence TTGAAGCGGGAGGACGGCGTGAAGGAGCGGGAGATCGGCGACGCCTGGAAGGGACCTCCGCAATGCCGGAACTGCGGCATCCGGGATCTCGTGCTGTTCGCCGACCTTCGGCAGGCCGACTTCAGCCTGATCCACCTGCCGATCGACGAAGTCCGTTTCAAGCCTGGCGAGTCGCTCTACCATGCCGGCGAGGGGAAGCCCTACCTTTTCACCGTACGCGAGGGCACGGTCAAGCTGGTGCAGTACCTCCCGGACGGATCGCACCGGATCGTCCGCCTGCTCCGCCGGGGTGCCGTCGCCGGGCTCGAGGCACTGTTGGGAGAACCCTACGCCCACACGGCGACGGCCCTGCAGCCAGTCCTGACCTGCCGCATCCCGCGGGCGGTGATCGATCGCCTCAGCGCCGAGACGCCGCGCCTGCACACGCAGCTGATGAAACGCTGGCACCAGTCGCTCCAGCAGGCCGACGACTGGCTGACCGAGCTGTCGACCGGCAGCGCGCGGCTCCGGCTGGCGCGCCTGCTGCTCCAGATGCTGGATGCGACGGACGGCGATATCTGCCACCTGCCGATCCGCGAGGATGTCGGCGCCATGCTGGCGATCACCATGGAAACGGCCAGCCGCACCGTTGCCGAATTCCGGCGCGCCGGCCTGATCGCAGACGTCGGCGACCATCTGGTCCGCTGCAATCGCGAGGCTCTGGAGGACGTGGTCGCGGAGGGGTAA
- a CDS encoding endonuclease domain-containing protein produces MTTTQARELRSRMTDAERRLWSLLRDRRLDGCKFRRQHPIGRYVADFACVERMLIVEADGGQHADEPADQRRTDWLNSQGWRVIRFWNTDILRNTEGVVTAIREALEGEASQ; encoded by the coding sequence ATGACGACGACGCAAGCCCGCGAACTCCGATCCCGTATGACCGACGCGGAAAGACGGCTCTGGTCCCTGTTGCGGGATCGCCGCCTTGACGGTTGCAAGTTCCGCAGACAGCACCCGATCGGCCGATACGTTGCCGATTTCGCCTGCGTAGAGCGGATGTTGATCGTAGAAGCTGACGGCGGACAGCATGCCGATGAGCCGGCCGACCAGCGACGCACCGATTGGCTGAACAGCCAGGGATGGCGAGTGATACGGTTCTGGAACACCGATATCCTGCGCAACACCGAGGGTGTCGTCACCGCGATCCGGGAGGCTCTCGAAGGTGAGGCAAGCCAATAA
- the purU gene encoding formyltetrahydrofolate deformylase, translating into MTARYILTISCPDTVGIVAAVSGFLAERGCNIIDSAQFGDRTSDLFFLRIFLAAPAEGPDREALAAQFVEVARRFGMTWHLHDAERPQRLLILVSKFGHCLNDLLYRYRVGGLNVEIPAIVSNHRDFYQLAAWHNVPFHYLPVKSDNKAEQEARLWEIIEQERIDLVVLARYMQVLSPELCERLAGRAINIHHSFLPSFKGAKPYHQAFARGVKLIGATAHYVTSNLDEGPIIEQEVERVDHTRTPDDLVEVGRDVESVVLARAVKYHIEHRVLLNGSKTVVFR; encoded by the coding sequence ATGACCGCCCGCTACATCCTGACCATTTCGTGCCCGGACACAGTCGGCATCGTCGCGGCCGTATCCGGCTTCCTGGCGGAGCGGGGCTGCAACATCATCGACAGCGCCCAGTTCGGCGACCGCACCAGCGACCTGTTCTTCCTGCGCATCTTCCTGGCCGCCCCGGCCGAGGGCCCCGACCGCGAGGCCCTGGCGGCGCAGTTCGTCGAGGTTGCCCGCCGGTTCGGCATGACCTGGCACCTGCACGACGCGGAGCGCCCGCAGCGCCTGCTGATCCTGGTCTCGAAGTTCGGCCACTGCCTGAACGATCTGCTCTACCGGTACCGGGTCGGCGGATTGAACGTCGAGATCCCGGCGATCGTGTCGAACCACCGCGACTTCTATCAGCTCGCGGCCTGGCATAACGTCCCGTTCCATTACCTGCCGGTCAAGTCCGACAACAAGGCGGAGCAGGAAGCTCGGCTGTGGGAGATCATCGAGCAGGAGCGCATCGACCTGGTCGTGCTGGCGCGCTACATGCAGGTGCTTTCGCCCGAGCTGTGCGAGCGGCTGGCCGGGCGCGCGATCAACATCCATCACTCGTTCCTGCCCAGCTTCAAGGGTGCCAAGCCCTATCACCAGGCCTTCGCCCGCGGCGTCAAGCTGATCGGGGCGACCGCCCATTACGTGACGTCCAACCTGGACGAAGGCCCAATCATCGAGCAGGAGGTCGAGCGCGTCGACCACACCCGCACTCCGGACGACCTGGTCGAGGTCGGCCGCGACGTGGAGAGCGTGGTGCTGGCCCGTGCCGTCAAGTACCACATCGAGCACAGGGTCCTGCTGAACGGCAGCAAGACGGTGGTGTTCCGGTAG
- a CDS encoding BON domain-containing protein: MRSRARFPQFVLGILAIAALAGCAPLVVGGAATTAVVAASQERGLGGAISDTEIQAQINHFWFQHSVEMHSRLGMTVNQGVVLLTGRARTPEERLDAVRLAWQANGVREVINEIVVDDTSTLGDSTRDTWISTQLRGKLLFDREVSSINYSIETVNGVVYLMGNARDPAELERVTGHARSLPYVKRVVSYVR, from the coding sequence GGCGGGGTGCGCACCGCTTGTCGTCGGCGGCGCCGCCACCACCGCGGTCGTCGCGGCCTCGCAGGAGCGGGGATTGGGCGGCGCCATCAGCGATACCGAGATCCAGGCGCAGATCAATCATTTCTGGTTCCAGCACAGCGTCGAGATGCATTCCCGCCTCGGCATGACGGTCAACCAGGGCGTCGTCCTCCTGACCGGCCGCGCCAGGACGCCGGAGGAACGACTCGACGCGGTGCGTCTGGCGTGGCAGGCGAACGGTGTTCGCGAAGTGATCAACGAGATCGTCGTGGACGACACCTCGACGCTGGGGGACTCGACCCGCGACACCTGGATCAGCACCCAATTGCGCGGCAAGCTCCTGTTCGACCGGGAGGTCTCGTCGATCAACTACTCGATCGAGACGGTCAACGGCGTCGTTTACCTGATGGGCAACGCGCGCGACCCGGCCGAATTGGAGCGGGTGACCGGCCATGCCAGGTCGTTGCCCTATGTGAAGCGCGTCGTGAGCTATGTCCGCTGA